The genome window GTTGGTCAAACAGGAAAGCGGCAACCCGTTCTGCCTGTTCGAGTGTGGCTCCTTCCTGTTGGATAAGATGCGCGATAATTGTCTGCTTCGGTGCTCCGCTGTGCTTCTGTTTCGCTGCCAGCCGGAACCACGTTTTGGGAATGGGTCCAATGCTGCTACGTGCTCTTACGTCAGTGTAGTACGAGCGACCGGACAATCCTTTCTCGTAAGGATTGAGGTGGTATCCACAATTACTTTCCCGGTCGCATCGACCATAGATTTCGGGCAGTGGTTCACCGGTTTGGGTATCGATATAGCGGCTTAACGTTTTACGGTGTTTGGGACCACAGTTTGGGCAGTCAATCTTGATTGCTTTTTTAGGCAGTTGATAGCGGAACGTTGTAGCAGACATGAGCGTAAAAATAAGCATTTGTCTTAAGCTACCTTCCCGCTATTTTATATAGATTAGTATTCTCAACAAGGAAGCCCGGCAGACGCAGTGTCTGCCGGGCTTCCTTGTTGAGAATAGTTTGTATGTTAAAGATAATCGATGATACGTCGGCCAATGATGCCACTTTGCAGTTCCCGGCGTAGAACAGCCTTTCGACGACGCGGGTGCGTCGCAATGTACATAGCCCGCATTTTCAACGTAAAACTAGCAATCATATACAGCCCGAACAATACGCCAAGAATCAACAGTGATTCTGTATTCGTGATGTTACGGTGTAGCAGAAAGAACAGGAGCGTGTTTACAAATGAGGCTCCACAAAGTACTGCGGTTGCCTGCGCGTGCGACAGACCATTGTCCAGCAGAATGTGGTGCATGTGGTTTCGATCGGCAGAAAACGGTGACCGACGGGCCAGAATACGCACCAGAAATACCCGTAACGTATCGAAGATCGGAACGATCAGAATAACAATGGCAATAATCGGTGCGTTAAAAAAGGCAGTTGGTTCAAAACGATAGGACGCGTTCAGGCTTACGAAACGTACGGCAAAAAAAGCCAGCATGAAACCAATAATCAATGAGCCGGTATTACCCATGAAAATTTTACTAGTCTTCGAGAAATTGAACCGTAAAAAGCCAAGCAGCGACCCCGTCAGCGTAAAGGCCAGACAAGCCATCGTGAAGTGGTTCGTTAATAGGAACCATGTGCCAAATGTGCCGCTGGCAATCGTGGCAATACCACCGGCCAGGCCGTCAATACCGTCGATCAGATTGATCGCGTTGGTGAGAGCAATAAAAATAAAGCACGTTAGCAGGATGCTGATAATTTCTTCGATGTGGTGGAAGCCCATGATTCCGTATAAGTAGTCAACCTTCAGATCACCGAAAAAAATCAGGATCATCGCGGCCAAAACCTGGAAAAGAATCTTTTTATTTGGGTCAATACCGACCAAATCATCTTTGATACCGATGAAAAATAGAATGGTCATACCCGCTACGGAGAGATCGGTTCTATAAACATCAGTCTGATCGATGCTAGGCCACAGAAAATAAGCAATCAGAATGGCAGCAAAAATAGCAATGCCGCCAAAGGTAGGAGTGGGCGTGGAGTGCGATCGGCGTTCACCAGGTTTCTCCATAAGCGATTTCAACTCGGAGATTTTGATAATGACCGGAATCGAGATCACTGCGACGAAGCAGGCCACTAAAAACGCCAGAATACACTGGTACAGGCCCAGCTTGAACAGGTCGTCATTTAGTTTATTTTGTAAATAGGCAATCAATAAATCGAGATTCATAAGGCTCTTAAATTAGGTGATGTGATCACCGATTGGACTTTTTGCCAGTGCAACTTTCCAGACGAAGCCCATTCAATTATAAATGCGTGGATAAACGGGTCTGCACAAAAAATAGGCAGGAGATTCCAGATTCAATGTAAAAATCAATTCTTTACACAAGAAGTCAAGTATAATTTGATTGAACGGTTTTACTATCCCTTGGTGACTTTGCTGTTCAGCGCTGGTGGTTTCGTGATATACTGACTGAGTTTGCGTAACGGTTTTAGCCAAAGTGTAAAAAAATAGGGTGTTAATCCGTTCAATTCCCAGGCTACCCGGTCTTCTTTATTCGCCCGAATCCGGTTCTTTAAACTGCTGTTGCTAATACCGCCGGCCCGCATGACAATGGTGACTTCATCCATGTAGGTAAGCTTAGCTTTGTTCTTATGGATGAACCGAAGCATCAATTCGTAATCGGCGGCACTTTTCATATCGAGTCTGAAAACGCCATATTGCTCATACAGCCAGCGTTTCGCAAAGAACGAAAGGTGGCCCGGCATCCAGCCCCATAAAAAAGCATTCTCAGTATACCAGCCAGATCGCCAGTAACGCGTAAGCTTCTGCGTGTCAGAACGGTCCACGTAAATCATATCACCATATACCGCGTCGCTATCCGTTCGTTCGAAGGTAGCAACCATGTTCTCAATGACCCGGTTGTGCCGGTAAAAATCGTCGGCATTGAGTAGGCCAATTACCTCACCGGTAGCCATTTGAATGCCTTTGTTCATGGCATCATATAAGCCCTTGTCGGGTTCTGAAACGAATTGAGCAATTTTTGTACCATACGAGCGGACAATATCGACTGTGCCATCCGTCGACTTCCCGTCCACAATGATGTACTCAATGTCACTATAAGTCTGATTCAGAATTGACTCGATGCAATCCCGGACGTGCTCAGCTCCATTGAACACAACCGTAATAATAGATACTCTCACGACGCAATATCTCGTTTTCGGACCCAAACGGCCGGGTTTCCCTGATAAATTCCATACGCATCCAGCGAACGAGTTGCCACCGAATTGACCGATAAAACGGAATGAGAATGGCACCGGACGCCTGGACAGACAATTGCTTTAGCACCAATCCAGACACCATCGTCGATCGTTATTGGCCGGGTCGTAAGATCGAACGTCGATTGACGGTAGTTATGGTTTCCGGTCAGGATCATGGCTCCCTGCGAAAGGCAGGTATGATCGCCGATAACAACTTCACTCAAATTATCGATCCACACCTGTTCACCAATCCAGACGTAATTGCCCACCCGAAGTAACCAGGGGTATTTAATATTGACACCGGGTTTGATAACGACGCCCGTTCCTAGTTTTGCGCCAAATAGTGTCAGGACAATGCGCTTAAAGGCAATCGGTAGGGGTAGATACGTATTGACGGTGACTGAATTGACCAGAAACCATACAATGATTTTCCAGCGCGGCCCTGGCTTGTACCAGCTGATGTCATAAATCGATAGATCCGTACGGCCGACCGTCTGCTCAGGGTCGGTTGGTTGGGCTAAGATCTTTGCCATAGTGCGTTCGGAAAAATTGAATAATTGACTCTTTGTCGCGCCCTGCATGAAAATAAACTTCAAACATTTTAGCGTCTACCAGAAAACGGTACCAAAGGCCCTGCAAAAAGTGCCAGATCAAGCCTTTCTTTCCATCCAGAAAACCGAACCGAAAAAAATACCGATAAAAAAAATACAAAAATGGCCTGGTGAACAAAGGTAAGGAGGCATATTGTATTTTTAGGTAACGGGTACGTTGTTCCTGCGATCCAAACAACTTGGGTTCTACACGTTGTGTTTTGTCGAAATTGTACTTAATGTTCAATAAATCAATGACTTCACGAATGGCGTAGTTATTATGCTTCTGCGTCCACCAGGTTAAATTATTCAGGTTATGATCGACCAAATCGTGCTGAAATTGGATGGATTTACCCTGCGAGAGCTTGATATGTTCATCCATCCAGGTTTCTTCACAAATGCCCTGTTGACGTCGCCAAAGCCTTAAGAGCCAGATTGGGTAATAATCGCCATGTCGTATCCATTTGTCAAAAAACAAGACCCGCCGTTTAACATAAATGCCTGACACGTCCTCAGAAAGCGTTGTCAGCCGTTGATTGATTTCTTCGGCCAGCTCGGGCAGAACGTACTCATCGGCATCCATACGCATGAGCCAACCCGTCTCGAACGGTGTATGGTCAATGCCATAATTAAACTGTAACGCATAGTTGACCCATGGATTTTGAACGACTGTGGCACCAAGAGAACGTGCAATTTCTACAGTGTTATCCGTTGAAAATGAGTCGACTATGAATATTTTGTCGGTGAAGGGATGCAAACTCTGCAGACACCGGGCAATATGTTTTTCTTCGTTATGCGTTAGAATAATGACTGATACGTCGGCCATACCTAGGTAGTGCGTCTCCTAAAATAATGTCGAACGCACCTTCAGATGCTTCACTCAAATTAGTTTAGGAGTGCTTTTGATACTGATTCGTACTGCAATACTATCACTTTTTTTAGACAGGAAAAAGCTGCTCAGGCTGTTCACTGACAGTCCTGTATTGTTTTTATGCTATTTTTTGAAAATACGGCGCTTCGTAATACTCATTGAGCTAAAGGCGTGGGGCCTTTGATTAGATTGTGTAGCTTTGTTGTCGAAACCATTGTTACTAGACGACTATGCGCCTTGTCATTCTGACGCAGGACGATCCGTTCTACCTCGCCCGAAATATTGATTACTTACTGAAAAAATTGCCCCCTTATGCTGAGGTCGTTGCGACCGTAGTGTTCGACGTATCGCCTTTCGGTAAGCGGGAGAGTTTTAAGGACAAGATTAAAAAGACTTACGACATATTTGGGCTTCCTTTTTTTGTCCGTTACGGCTTTAAGTACGTAACCTCTAAATTAGATAGTCGAAATAACGTCAGAAAAGTACTGGCTGATCGGGGGATTCCACTGATTCAGGTAGAAGGAGCAATCAACAAGGACGAAAATCTGGAGAAAATTCGGGCCTATAAACCTGACTTATTGGTCTCCATTGCTGGTAATCAGATTTTCAAGCGTAAACTGCTGGATGTTGCCACTTATGGTTGTATCAATCTTCATACGGCCCTTTTACCCAAATATCGTGGTCTAATGCCTTCGTTCTGGGTTCTGAAAAACGGTGAAACACACACGGGTGTGTCTGTTTTCTTCGTCGATGAGGGAATCGATAGCGGGCCAATTCTTGTGCAGAATAAGCTTGAAATTGGCGGCATGAGCCAGGCCGAACTGATTGATGTCACGAAGAAAATGGGTATGGATGCCATTCTGGAAGCCATTGAAAAAATCCATTCGGGCAAGTACGAACTCATCGAGAATGATGCCTCCCAAATGACGTATTTCACGTTTCCAACCAGTGATGACGTCAAAGCGTTTCGGGCAGCTGGAAAACGTTTTTACTAGTTCCAGCCCTTGGATACCTGACCCATTCAGTTGATTTAATAATCCGGCTGTTGATCAGCTACAGGACTGATCATGAACGGTTAGTTAATTTTATGAATATTCTGACATTCGATATTGAAGAGTGGTTTCATATTCTTGATAATGCGTCGACACGGACCGAGGCTGAATGGAGCCGGTACGAGCCACGGATTTATGAGAACATGGATCGGATCTTCCAACTTTTAGAGGATACGAATACTCGGGCGACCTTCTTCTGCCTGGGTTGGGTAGCCGATAAACACCCCGATATTATTCGCCGGATCGATGCCGCAGGCTACGAAATTGCTACGCATTCGTACGCGCACCAGCTTGCCTACGAGCAAACCCCCGCTGAGTTTCAGGCTGATCTGGAGCGATCCATCAAACACTTGCAGGATATAACGGGAAAGAAAGTTCGGTCCTACAGGGCTCCCGGTTTTTCGATAAAAGAGTTTAATCGCTGGGTATTCCCAATTTTGGTGGAGCAGGGTATCGAGATCGATTGTTCGGTTTTCTCGGCTCGTCGGGCACACGGTGGCGATGCATCCTTAGGCATGTTTGAACCGGGTTATCTTGACGTGAATGGGACACTGCTTAAGGAATTTCCTATCAATACAAGCGCCGTTCTGGGACAAGACCTGATATTTTCGGGTGGCGGCTATTTTCGACTTCTTCCGTATCGGGCCATCCGGGGATTAATGCACAGGTCGCCCTATGTGATGACCTATTTTCACCCGCGCGACTTTGACGCGGAGCAGCCAATGATACCAGGTTTGAGCCGCGCGCGGAAATTCAAATCGTACTATGGCCTGAAAGACTGTCTACCCAAATTGAAGCAACTATTGCTGGAGTTCCCATTCGTCGATTTATCAGAAGCTGAACAACAGGTAGACTGGACAAAAGCGGTCTGTAGAAAACTGTAGCCTAACCAGAAAGGAGACTAGTTTTGGGGGAAGGCTGACTGGTTAGGAATCATTTACTTCTCTATGATTGGTATGCCTGACTCACTTCAAAATCTTTTTGTATTCGTTCAGGAGTTTCTGCGTAACGACTTCAATGTCATATTCTTTCTTTAACAGGGCCGTTGCATTTCTGCTTATTTGCTGACGTAATTCGTCATCGCCAAGAATTTTTTCAAGCCCCTGCCGTACGCTATCCGGGGTTTGCTGATCGATAATTTCTGCGGCCTGACTCTGACGAATAACTTCGCCAAAACCAACCCGATCTGAAACAAGCGTGGGCGTACCAGCCGCCATTGCTTCCAGAACAGCTATGGAAAAGCCTTCTGAATAGGAGGGAAGGACAAATAGATCAGCGTCGGCAAGGGCCGCTTTTTTGTCGTCACCCGTTATCATACCCACTAATTTTATTGAGTCTTCGAGTTGGTGAGTTTCGATAAACTGACGGATCGTACTCTCATAGCCATCATCGGACCCGGCCAAAATCAGTACGGTAGCGGGGTTGGTACGGATATACTCACGAAATGCAGGTAGTAATATATCCAGCCCCTTTTTGACATTGAGCCTGCTCATGAAAAGCACGATCTTTCGATCAGATGAAAGGCCGATTTTCCTTCTAAATGTTCCTTTTGGCGGTAACGCAGCAAAGTCACTCAACCGAATGCCATTGGGAATGATGGCTGTTTTTGTTGAATGCGAGCCCAGGTAGTGATTGACATCCTGTTGTTCGCCAGCACTCAAGACCTGAATTAAAGCAGCCCGGCGCAAATAAGCCTTTTGCGCCATTGTGTCAATGAGTTCTTTCTTCCAGCGGTTGTGTGCGTAGACCCAATGATCGAGAACACCATGCGGTGTTATTACTTTCGCCACCGTCCGATCAACAAAAAAAGGGGCTAGTGTACCGAAGTGCCATAAACCGTGGCAATGAACGATATCAAACCGGCGAATATTTTTTGTCAGATATTGATATAACTCAATCGAAAATTCACGAAAAAATCGGCTGATGACCGGTGTTCGCTGACACAGAATTAATTCTACGCCGTTTGGAATAGGGTAGGGCTTTTCACCGGCTGATATAGGACTAAGGATAGTTACCTGATGGCCTTGTTGCAGTGCGGCTGCGGCATGGTCAAAAATCACTTTAGGAGGGCCGCCTATTTCCCAGGAATAAGCGCAGATATGAAGAATTCGCATAAGAGTGTGCGAAGTTACTAATTACGAGGTGACTTTTATAAATCCCCGGAGCATGTCCTGCGCAACGGCATTGGGAGAATAGGTGGCAATCAATTGCTTGGCGGCTTGACTCATTTGGTGCGTATCTACGGTACCATCCATAAACTGAGCCATCCGTCGGACTAACTGATCAGGCTGGTTTGGATCAAAGACAAAACCGTTCTGGCCATCGTGTACCAGGTCGGGTACGCAGCCACACCGATCGGACACAAGCACCGGTAGCCCGCAAGCCATCGCTTCGTTTACCACCAGCCCCCAGGGTTCCGATCGGCTTGGTAAAACCAAAATGTTGCTCAGTGCCAATATTTCAGGAACTTCGTACCAGGGCCGACCCGGCAGCAAGGACACTGATCCGGCTAATCCCAGCTCATTTACCTGATTGACCAGCTTCGTCCGTTCGGTGCCGTCGCCGAGAATAAGTAATCCCCAGTTTTTTCCGTTAGACGATGTCTTAATTGCTTTGGCAAAGGCGTCCAGAAGTAGCGGCAAATTTTTAAACTCAATCAGTCGTCCGACAAAGACAAAATTGTTGGGTTTTAGCGTCAGGGCCTGCTGCCGTTCTGTTCGGGTAGGTAGCGCCTGTTCGTAGACCGACTGAATCGTGTCGTTATCGACCGCGTTGCGACGTAGCAGAATTTTAGCGGGATCAGCGCCAATCGAAATCAGGTAGTTCGCCGACTGGTTTCCAAAGCAAAAAAAACCATCGCATCGATCGAACAGCCACTTCTTAAACTGTTCTTTTCGGCTGCCCCGCTGCTGATCCGCTACCGTGCTTTCGTTCTGCATGATGACACGAACACCATTGGCTTTGGCCCACAGCAGAATCATGACCTGAGCTGGATCGTAATAGCCCGTGAGGTTGATGACATCCGGTCGAAACGCTCTTACGCGCTGAAGCAGCACGCGCGTTCGGTCGAAGAGGCTAACATTTTCGATGTAGCGATCAAAGAGTAGCTCGTAATCGTACGCGTACGTTGGCGCAGTGCTATCCGTCACTGATTCCATACCAGTCCGGGAACGTTCGCTACGGGCAATTTGTAGCACCTTTACCGTCACGTCCGGTTGATTGTCTACCAACCGTTGTAGTGCCTGAAAAACACTGGATTTGTAGTGAGCCCAGAGAATATTATGGACAATAAGAATACGCATCAGGCGGGCTGAGCGTTTGGAATGACAACATACTCGTCCGTTTCCTTGATCGGTTTGGGATCAGACAGATAAGCAGGGAATAAATGCTCAATGCCGATAAACCGAATCATGAGCGCCAGCGGAAACCAGAAGGAGATTTCATTTGGACGACCATTGGTGAACAGCGTGACCAGGATCAGCATGTAGAAATAGGCCAGAAATGTACTCATGGGGTTCGGATTGGTACGCATGATTTTCTGGACATGATAGAAAGCTTTGGCGTTTACCCCCGCAAAAAGAACAAATCCCAGTAATCCTGTATTCGTGAGCGATTCCAGAATAGGAATATCGAGGTATAAAAATTTATAGCCGAATCCCAGAATTAACATATACAGGTGACCAACCAGTACATTGGTAAGGAACGTAGCACTAACGGAACGGTTGGCTGCCGAGGCATCCAGGGTTGCTTTATAGGCTGCTCCTTTCACTTTCAGACCCAATAGGGCGTAAATGTTCTCTAGATTTCGTTCCGCAAAGGCCAGGACGTAGCTATACAAAATACCGTAGGTGTCGCTAAATCGCTGAAAGAAGATGATTACCCCAACGATGCCTAAAATAATCGTGATAATGGGTACTGGCTTAAAAATTCCCCGCACAGCCATTTTAATCTGAGTAGGTCGAACATTGTAAATCATGAAGAAAACCAGCGCAACGAGCAGAGCCAGAACACTCGATCGGGTCTGAGTCAGCACAAGAATAGCAACGCTCAGGAGCCCAGAGAACAAGCAGACCAAACGAAAAATGATTCCGGTCTGTGGGCGCAATGCCCAGATGGCACAGGCTACGGCGCCCATAAACGCGTTACGTGCAAAGGCATGAGGATTGCCGGACCCTTCGTCGTTATCACCCAGGGTAATGGTTGCCCGTTGCCCAATCGCCCAGGTCGGATTCGTCATCAACGAATAAATAAGACCCAGATTGGAGACGAGTGTGAACAGAATAACAACTGGTACGAACACACGCAAGATGTCGTTCGGAATGTTGATAAGCAGGAAAAGGAATATAAAAATGTAAGCGTAATAGATCATGTCTTTGGTATAATCCTTAAAACCTGGATCGCCCAAATAAACATACATGTAGAAAATACTAAGGAATAGGAATCCTATACCCATCCAGAACATAGACATATTAGGACGGTACAAACGCCGAAAGAGCGTAAATGGAACCATCAGCACCAGTCCTCCGGCCAGGGCAGCCGCGGTGAATGTCGTGCTGCCAGGCGCAAGTTTCAGGGTTTCCCGAAAGAAGAAAATAAGAGGAGATCCATCGATCAGAATGCATATACCCAACACCATTCGCATGTAGTCGAGCGTCTGCAAAAAACGAATGAAACGATCCATAGCTAGTCTGTTTTTACGCTTTTTAATCAATAGAAAGAAAGCGTTAATGAAATTCTTATCGGATGTCTGATGGCTATTTCTGAATAGCCCGACGTAGTTGTAGCCGATGCCGAACGTAGCCAAACTGGCCCTGGAACGCAAACGTAGCCAGTTTACGCAATCGGCAATAACGACGCCAAAATGCTTCCCCAAACGCACTGCGTAGCTGAGGCTGATATTTTTCTTTTACTGATTGATGCTCACTCGTGCCTACGGTCTGAATCGTTGACGACTTGGCATTGGGCTGAACGCGAAAACCGCCCCAAAAGCCATCGACGTGCCGAAATTGAACGCCTTCCTGAACCCCCAATCGGGAAACGATCTCGTAATCGATCACAAAGCGCAGACTTTCGTCCAAAAGGCCAAACTGTTCCAGGCGTTCCCGCTTAATGAACAGCGACTGGTTAAACACCTGCATCCCTTCATAAATTTGGCACTCGACACAAAACTTAGGAGCACGAAGTTCCTCAAGAATAACGTCTTTTTCGTCGGTGATGTACATGTCTCCGAAAAAAACGTCCGTATTGGGTGCCTTACGCCATGCGTTGGCTACGCAGGAGAACGCATCGGGCGCAAATACGTCGTCGGAATTCTGAAAAGCTACGTAATCGCCGGTAGCCATCCGAAAGCCTTTGTTGATGGCATCCGTTTGACCCCGATCTTTCTCACTGACCCAGCCAGCCAGAAAAGGCTCGTACTTTTTAATGATTTCCAGACTACCGTCCGTTGAACCACCGTCGATAATAAAGTACTCTAGATTCGGATATTGTTGATTCAGCACACTCAGAATCGTCCGTTCCAGATACTCAACCTGATTGTACGAAGGCGTTACCACCGTCAGCTTGGGGTAAGCCTTCCCATCGGGTGTTACTATTGGCTCATAG of Spirosoma agri contains these proteins:
- a CDS encoding glycosyltransferase family 4 protein codes for the protein MNLDLLIAYLQNKLNDDLFKLGLYQCILAFLVACFVAVISIPVIIKISELKSLMEKPGERRSHSTPTPTFGGIAIFAAILIAYFLWPSIDQTDVYRTDLSVAGMTILFFIGIKDDLVGIDPNKKILFQVLAAMILIFFGDLKVDYLYGIMGFHHIEEIISILLTCFIFIALTNAINLIDGIDGLAGGIATIASGTFGTWFLLTNHFTMACLAFTLTGSLLGFLRFNFSKTSKIFMGNTGSLIIGFMLAFFAVRFVSLNASYRFEPTAFFNAPIIAIVILIVPIFDTLRVFLVRILARRSPFSADRNHMHHILLDNGLSHAQATAVLCGASFVNTLLFFLLHRNITNTESLLILGVLFGLYMIASFTLKMRAMYIATHPRRRKAVLRRELQSGIIGRRIIDYL
- a CDS encoding glycosyltransferase family 2 protein; translation: MRVSIITVVFNGAEHVRDCIESILNQTYSDIEYIIVDGKSTDGTVDIVRSYGTKIAQFVSEPDKGLYDAMNKGIQMATGEVIGLLNADDFYRHNRVIENMVATFERTDSDAVYGDMIYVDRSDTQKLTRYWRSGWYTENAFLWGWMPGHLSFFAKRWLYEQYGVFRLDMKSAADYELMLRFIHKNKAKLTYMDEVTIVMRAGGISNSSLKNRIRANKEDRVAWELNGLTPYFFTLWLKPLRKLSQYITKPPALNSKVTKG
- a CDS encoding WcaF family extracellular polysaccharide biosynthesis acetyltransferase translates to MAKILAQPTDPEQTVGRTDLSIYDISWYKPGPRWKIIVWFLVNSVTVNTYLPLPIAFKRIVLTLFGAKLGTGVVIKPGVNIKYPWLLRVGNYVWIGEQVWIDNLSEVVIGDHTCLSQGAMILTGNHNYRQSTFDLTTRPITIDDGVWIGAKAIVCPGVRCHSHSVLSVNSVATRSLDAYGIYQGNPAVWVRKRDIAS
- a CDS encoding glycosyltransferase family 2 protein, which produces MADVSVIILTHNEEKHIARCLQSLHPFTDKIFIVDSFSTDNTVEIARSLGATVVQNPWVNYALQFNYGIDHTPFETGWLMRMDADEYVLPELAEEINQRLTTLSEDVSGIYVKRRVLFFDKWIRHGDYYPIWLLRLWRRQQGICEETWMDEHIKLSQGKSIQFQHDLVDHNLNNLTWWTQKHNNYAIREVIDLLNIKYNFDKTQRVEPKLFGSQEQRTRYLKIQYASLPLFTRPFLYFFYRYFFRFGFLDGKKGLIWHFLQGLWYRFLVDAKMFEVYFHAGRDKESIIQFFRTHYGKDLSPTNRP
- a CDS encoding methionyl-tRNA formyltransferase — its product is MRLVILTQDDPFYLARNIDYLLKKLPPYAEVVATVVFDVSPFGKRESFKDKIKKTYDIFGLPFFVRYGFKYVTSKLDSRNNVRKVLADRGIPLIQVEGAINKDENLEKIRAYKPDLLVSIAGNQIFKRKLLDVATYGCINLHTALLPKYRGLMPSFWVLKNGETHTGVSVFFVDEGIDSGPILVQNKLEIGGMSQAELIDVTKKMGMDAILEAIEKIHSGKYELIENDASQMTYFTFPTSDDVKAFRAAGKRFY
- a CDS encoding polysaccharide deacetylase family protein, with amino-acid sequence MNILTFDIEEWFHILDNASTRTEAEWSRYEPRIYENMDRIFQLLEDTNTRATFFCLGWVADKHPDIIRRIDAAGYEIATHSYAHQLAYEQTPAEFQADLERSIKHLQDITGKKVRSYRAPGFSIKEFNRWVFPILVEQGIEIDCSVFSARRAHGGDASLGMFEPGYLDVNGTLLKEFPINTSAVLGQDLIFSGGGYFRLLPYRAIRGLMHRSPYVMTYFHPRDFDAEQPMIPGLSRARKFKSYYGLKDCLPKLKQLLLEFPFVDLSEAEQQVDWTKAVCRKL
- a CDS encoding glycosyltransferase gives rise to the protein MRILHICAYSWEIGGPPKVIFDHAAAALQQGHQVTILSPISAGEKPYPIPNGVELILCQRTPVISRFFREFSIELYQYLTKNIRRFDIVHCHGLWHFGTLAPFFVDRTVAKVITPHGVLDHWVYAHNRWKKELIDTMAQKAYLRRAALIQVLSAGEQQDVNHYLGSHSTKTAIIPNGIRLSDFAALPPKGTFRRKIGLSSDRKIVLFMSRLNVKKGLDILLPAFREYIRTNPATVLILAGSDDGYESTIRQFIETHQLEDSIKLVGMITGDDKKAALADADLFVLPSYSEGFSIAVLEAMAAGTPTLVSDRVGFGEVIRQSQAAEIIDQQTPDSVRQGLEKILGDDELRQQISRNATALLKKEYDIEVVTQKLLNEYKKILK
- a CDS encoding glycosyltransferase family 4 protein, with translation MRILIVHNILWAHYKSSVFQALQRLVDNQPDVTVKVLQIARSERSRTGMESVTDSTAPTYAYDYELLFDRYIENVSLFDRTRVLLQRVRAFRPDVINLTGYYDPAQVMILLWAKANGVRVIMQNESTVADQQRGSRKEQFKKWLFDRCDGFFCFGNQSANYLISIGADPAKILLRRNAVDNDTIQSVYEQALPTRTERQQALTLKPNNFVFVGRLIEFKNLPLLLDAFAKAIKTSSNGKNWGLLILGDGTERTKLVNQVNELGLAGSVSLLPGRPWYEVPEILALSNILVLPSRSEPWGLVVNEAMACGLPVLVSDRCGCVPDLVHDGQNGFVFDPNQPDQLVRRMAQFMDGTVDTHQMSQAAKQLIATYSPNAVAQDMLRGFIKVTS
- a CDS encoding glycosyltransferase family 2 protein, whose translation is MLNSDNSLYSFVTKPYEPIVTPDGKAYPKLTVVTPSYNQVEYLERTILSVLNQQYPNLEYFIIDGGSTDGSLEIIKKYEPFLAGWVSEKDRGQTDAINKGFRMATGDYVAFQNSDDVFAPDAFSCVANAWRKAPNTDVFFGDMYITDEKDVILEELRAPKFCVECQIYEGMQVFNQSLFIKRERLEQFGLLDESLRFVIDYEIVSRLGVQEGVQFRHVDGFWGGFRVQPNAKSSTIQTVGTSEHQSVKEKYQPQLRSAFGEAFWRRYCRLRKLATFAFQGQFGYVRHRLQLRRAIQK